The Candidatus Zixiibacteriota bacterium nucleotide sequence GAAAGAGAAACCACAAGAGGAAACAAACAGTCAAGGAGAGAAGAATATGGTCACAGCAAAAGTGGGGAGCAAAGCTCCCGATTTTGAAGCTCCGGCCTACCACAAGGGCAAATTCATCAATGTAAAACTGTCCGATTACCTGGGCAAATGGGTGCTGATCTGTTTTTATCCCGGTGATTTCACATTCGTCTGACCGACGGAATTGTCGGCGGTCGCCGGCAAGCTGGATGAATTCAAAAAGCTGGGTGTGGAAATTTTGTCGATCTCTACCGACAGCACATTTACTCATAAGATCTGGGATGAGACCGAACTCTCCAAGATGACTAAAGATGGTATCCCCTGGCCGATGGTGGCCGACGGATCCGGGAACCTGGGCAAAGTCTACGGTGTCTACGATGAAGCCAACGGGGTGGATATCCGCGGGCGGTTTCTGAT carries:
- a CDS encoding redoxin domain-containing protein; its protein translation is MAEEPVGCARPTGTVIGEAASKEKPQEETNSQGEKNMVTAKVGSKAPDFEAPAYHKGKFINVKLSDYLGKWVLICFYPGDFTFV
- a CDS encoding redoxin domain-containing protein; translated protein: MSAVAGKLDEFKKLGVEILSISTDSTFTHKIWDETELSKMTKDGIPWPMVADGSGNLGKVYGVYDEANGVDIRGRFLIDPDGVIQAMEVLTPPVGRKVDESIRQVQAFQHVRKTKGAEACPAGWEPGKQT